From Jiangella mangrovi:
CGCGGTGGTCGTCGGGGGCGATGTGCTCGCGGGTGTCGGGCAGCGTCGACCAGATGACGTGCTTCAGGCCGGCCGCGGCGGCACCGTTCGCCAGGGCGCGGGCGTGCGCCTGCTCGCGCTCGACGGAGTTGTACTCCCAGAACGCCGTGACGAAGAAGCCGCCGTAGGCGCCCTCGAGCGCGGCCCGCACGCTCGCCTCGTCGTCGAGGTCGGCGGCGACGACTTCCGCGCCGGCGGCGGCCAGCGCCTTCGCCGCGCCGGCGTCCGGCCGCCGGGTCAGCGCCCGGACGGCGAAACGCTTCTCGGGGTCGTCGAGGATCGCCCGTGCGACCCCGCCGCCCTGCTGCCCGGTGGCGCCCACTACTACGATGATCTTCTGTTCGGTCATGCTCCGAGGCAACCGCCGCGACCTTCACGTCCCGTGCATATTCGATTGACGTGCAGGTCAGGACCCTTAGGCTGACGGAGATGTACTCCGATGACGACGTGGCGGCGCTCTACGAGGTGCTCAACCCCTGGGGTCCCGGCGACGACTTCTACCTCGGCCTGGTCATGGCGGCCGGCGCGGTCCTCGATGTCGGCTGCGGACCGGGCGGACTGCTGCGCCGCGCCCGCGAGGAGGGACACCACGGACGCCTGTGCGGGCTCGACCCGGACGTCGCCGCCCTGGACCGCGCGCGACGCCGCGCCGACGTCGAGTGGGTCGAGGGTCGGGCCGCCGACCTCTCCGCCAAAGAGGAGTTCGAGCTCGCGGTCATGACCGGCAACGCGTTCCAGGAGCTGCGCGAGGACGCCGACCTGACGGCTTCGCTGGCGGCCGTCCGGCGCGCGCTCGCCTCCGGCGGGCGGTTCGCGTTCGACACCCGCAACCCCGAGGTGCGCGAGTGGGAGCAGTGGCGTCCGGAGAACGGCTTCGACGTCGTCGACCACGCGGGGCGCGAGCTGCGGGTCTGGCACGACGTCGAGGCGGTCGCGGACGGCCGGGTGACGTTCACCGAGACCACCGGCACCCGCGACGGCACGGCGCTGCGGGTCGACCGCGGCACGCTGCGGTTCCTCGATGTCGCGACGCTGGACGCCCTGCTGGCCGAGGCCGGGTTCGTGCTCGAGGACCGCTACGGCTGGTGGGACCGGCGGCCGTTCGCCGCGGACAGCCGGAGCATCGTCACCGTCGCGCGAGCCGTCGATGGGTGAGCTCGTGCGCGTCGGGGTCGTGTCGGACACGCACGCGCCGCGGTTCTGGAAGTCCTGCCCGCCGGCGGTCGCCGAGGTGTTCGGCCACGTCGACCTCATCCTGCACGCGGGCGACGTCTGTGTGCCGTCGGTGCTCGACGAGCTGACGGCGTTCGCGCCGGTCCACGCGGTGCAGGGCAACAACGACGGCGCCGACGTCGCGGCGTGGGGCGCGCCCGAGGTGCTGCGGCTCACCGTCGCCGGCGTCCGCATCGCGATGCTGCACGACAGCGGGCCGGCGTCCGGGCGGCTGCCGAGGCTGCGCGCGCTGTTCCCCGACGCCGACCTCGTCGTGTTCGGGCACTCGCACATCCCGTGGAACGAGGAGTCCGGCGGCTTCCGCGTCTTCAATCCCGGTTCGCCCACGGACAAGCGCCGCCAGCCGCGCGGCACCGTCGGGCTGCTGACGCTGAGCGACGGCCGGGTGAGCGCCGCGGACATCGTCGCCGTCACGCCCTGATCCCCCGCGT
This genomic window contains:
- a CDS encoding class I SAM-dependent methyltransferase, giving the protein MYSDDDVAALYEVLNPWGPGDDFYLGLVMAAGAVLDVGCGPGGLLRRAREEGHHGRLCGLDPDVAALDRARRRADVEWVEGRAADLSAKEEFELAVMTGNAFQELREDADLTASLAAVRRALASGGRFAFDTRNPEVREWEQWRPENGFDVVDHAGRELRVWHDVEAVADGRVTFTETTGTRDGTALRVDRGTLRFLDVATLDALLAEAGFVLEDRYGWWDRRPFAADSRSIVTVARAVDG
- a CDS encoding metallophosphoesterase family protein, with protein sequence MGELVRVGVVSDTHAPRFWKSCPPAVAEVFGHVDLILHAGDVCVPSVLDELTAFAPVHAVQGNNDGADVAAWGAPEVLRLTVAGVRIAMLHDSGPASGRLPRLRALFPDADLVVFGHSHIPWNEESGGFRVFNPGSPTDKRRQPRGTVGLLTLSDGRVSAADIVAVTP